From the Asterias amurensis chromosome 1, ASM3211899v1 genome, the window AGTTCTAGGTGCGAGACTATAATTCAGTAATCTTAACTATTTTACGAAAAGTTTCATTATACAGGTTCCTCCTTTCAAATTCGTTATCAAATAGGGAACAAACAGTTTGAATCATTGTATGAAATagtttttaaattgattaagctgggtttttttgtaaagggaaaatttgtagtcagttTATAGGCCATGGGCCGAAGGGCAAAAAGTCCTCTAGAAATAGAAGAATGCTGCAGCCCCAGGGGTGAAGGGGAGatctatacatcaaaatgtagGGAATGGTGTCCTctttaagaaaaaacaatgtTCTCAAAAAAATACTGGTTCGCAAGcgagaaatccaagatggcggctaaAACTCAAGATGGCGGCTATTTATTTGTAGAAATGTGTAAGAAACACCCTAAAATGAACAGCCTTTATACAAAAAGTTGTCCTGTTGCATAGAAATTATGATTTGGAAGGATTTCACAAAACATGAAAAGTTCCCGTTTACAAAATGGGtgccatttttttgttaaatagcGCATTTTTAGCAAAAAGTCATTAATTTACTATAAATACAGTCATTACATGCACaacttttgcatgctgtgaagAAACTTTGTTGAGCCGAGTATAAAGTCATTAGTTTTCCCTAACTGGCATACATGAACTAGTTTTATATGCTTTGAAAAACcagaaatggggggggggggtggataatGTGCCCCCTTTAGTCTGGGTTAGCCACGCCCACCAAAAATTTCAAACATCACAATTACAAATGTACACGTCTCCTGCAATATTATGAAGGGGtaaatattttgtgaattgcataattattttttacagtatGTACAGGTAAATGTAGATCATGGAAGTTACTCCAGggtctgtgcccccccccccttccctgaCAGAGACTTTTTTAGAAGGAACCGCTGGCATAAATATGGAACATTTTAATAATATGGcgttttttcattttaatgATTTAGCTATTATAAGGGAAGGTCGAATAGAAGTCATGGCTGACAAGAAAGAAAACCTGAACTAACGCCCTGACTAGCCCAGCACAATTTTAAAGGGCAAGTTTATTCTCTAAGCCATCTACGTGTTTGGAAAAGAAGAGTGAAATCATAATTTGAATTATACATGTAGGAATGACAGTGAAGCCACATAGACAGTTCTATTTGTAATTTTCACAAGACACAGGTGCGTCAAACAACTTTGTTAGTGTATGTAAAGGCCTAAAGACAAATATAAAAAGTAAAACCGGTACATACTCCGGTGTTTCAGATATCTGTAATAGTTAAGACGCAATCATTGTAAAACAAAGAGCACTTTTATGGAACAGGCTATTCTAAAACAATTGGAGgcttatttttgttgtaaacaaacatttggaCTGGAGAGAGGGAAGGGCGTTGGATAATTGGtcggggggggggagaaaggtGTGGTGAGGAACAGCATGCATCTTCCATGAAGTTTCCCATATGTATGGTTTGCCTAGAAGCATTCCAagtgagatgctgtagtttctCATAACGTGTGAAATGTCATATCTGTGTtaaatcataattattattacgtACAATTTAATGCCGGCATGTTATATGTTTGTGCAAGGCATTAGTTATTACACAACGCCTCATTTATATGACTTGGAAGGGGCAGATGGTTGAGTTtaatggagggggtgggggttgagggggggggggaagacaCAGGTTTGCTCAAACAGTCTCCAGTCAATTAACGTTGTGTAGACTTGTGTGCAGGAAATTTGAAAGTTTTCCATTCTTCCGTATGTGTTGGACTCTAAGTGAAAGGTGATGGACATTCGTGTTTATATGTTAGGTTAATGTCTCACCCCTTTCACTTGAGTCTTGTTTCTCTATGTGTTTATTCAGCCAAGTATTGCTAGTATCTTGAGCCAGTCTTTTTCTATAGGGTCTGGCAATCTAGATCGTATAATTTGTTCATGTCAACCGTGGGCCAGAAGTGGTGGGGCTGGGAAGAGTTTTTTGAGATTCATAAGCATTTCCTTCCAAGAGAGACCGTTTTAGAGTGCAATGATGGATCTGTGCAAAGTATGACAGGATGAAGACGAGTGGGGGATTAGATATAGTCTGTTGTTTTAAATAAGGTGAGGCAGCCAACATTGAGTTCCGGTGGTCTTCGTTTACTTTAAGTGTGAAGCGGGTTAATTCTCCGTATTGTAGCCAGTTCCGACAGTTTGGTCTTGAAGAAATTAGCCTTCTCCTCAAAGTCTTTTGAGTGTGTACATATAACGTTTGTATCTTGTCGGTTCACCCTTAATAACGCTGCCAAATACTGATTTAGGGTGTGCTGAATCTCGAGCAAGATATTGAAATGTGTCTGCTTCTTGTGTAGCTACTCGAGTATCCAGTTTCCCTTCTTTTTGAAAAcgttctcctttgtaaaggacGAGGTTTAAAAAGGTAGTTTGTTGTTCAGATATCTTCAAGATGAATATCAATGTTGGATGCAAGTGGTTGAGCGTCCTAATGAAATCCTCCGCCCTGCTTCGGTTGCCATTGCAAATGATTAGAACATCATCTCTATTATCTCATATAGGACACTATTTCGGGGTTGTTCGGGagaattgtttctttttcttcttcagcaGTGGGGGTTGAGAAACTTGAATATTTCCTTGGATATTATCCATTCTTTTAACAGATTAGTTACGGCCTGGTAGACCGCAGCTGTGATTTCACTTGTTAAATCGTCGTCAACCAACTTATAGTGCGGCCCAGATAGTTGCCTAGTCCCCTCGTGTATATAGTCTGATTTATTGATAATGCAAATACCCCTGGCTTTGTCAAATGGTTTTATggaaattgttgttttgtttgactttgacgtctgctttagtcaatttgtcacacatttttaatttttgctttGGACATCTCCTCCAGTGTACCTTCAATGTACGATTCTAGGtatgtgttaaaaaaaacttgaattgAAGATTCCGTATTGATGACGAAGGGTTATATTAGGCTCTGCCTTTGTTTCCCCGCCATTAAAACGCTTAGTCTCAGTCATTTTTCTGAATAGCAGTTTCGAATGGCGTAGGATGGTAGACCGTTTGGGAATGAAGTTCAAACCACGCAAAAATACGATTAGCTcaatatctgtaaaatgtgTGTCTGACAGATTTTCTACAAATTGCTGACTTTTTGCTTTTTGCTTAAGAATATCTAACCTCTCCATTCTCTTGTTGGTTTTGGATATAAATGTTTCTGGAGAGGATAGATATAACATCTTCCTTCAACTGAAACCCATAACCAATTTGCCTCCAGTAAAACGTTGGTAGACCTATATGTAATAAACACATGATGTATGTACGTCTTACCCGTACAAATGTTTCTTTTCTAGGTCAATTCCATGGCAGCTTTCTTCTCTAAACCATCTAACTTTTTCCATGTACTTACACATTCAATAACTTTATCCCAAGAAGTCTTTAAATGCAATAACAGGTTCAAATTCTTCTTTTGTAACACGACAAACACCCACTGCATTAATTCCCTCCATTGCATGCACTGTCTGACATCTGTGTTGTtacacaaacaaactaacaatcTCACACTCGTTCTCATGGGTAGTGAGTTTATGTGTACTAAAGTCCCATAGCACCATTTTCGTGATATTTGGGAACAAGGTTGTAACTCCAATAATTTTGCCTCCAAAGGGGGCTTAGAAAATCGCCTTTTTTGAGGAACCAAACCAAACTTTGAACTTGAACattgtaaattatttattatgaatACCTTCTCTATGATATTATGAACTCAAACCTTCTTCACCCCTGACCCTGCAGCATTTTGACAGAATAAATGGCTTGGGCCCATGGCCtattagtgtttttgtttttcctttttcagtAACGATGAAACAGCCGTCAACTATCAATACACTTACAAGAAGCCCAACGTTGGTGGCGTTGTTCAATAAACCATTTTCCACGTCCCAAACTCTCTCTCGCTCGATCGCATGCTTCGCCTCATCTAGAACCCTCGAAGTGAAAATTTTGGAAGCAGTTTTTGTGGTTTGGAAGAGGCTcttaataaagaaataaagaacTAAGGCTGAATTGATTTCATCTGTTGGGGCAAGTCAAGATGGTAATTAAGATGATTTATTTTAATGCTCTCTGTCTCAATTCTCGTTtgcaaaaacaacaattaaaaactgaactgaactgaatagTGAATGAAACTGAATGAAAGCTTTCTCATTTGTTTTCTGCATTGGCAAAAACTCATTTAGAAACTGATTGATTTTAATTGCAACATTGCAGGAAATAACATAAGTAATATTAGTATTAAGTTCGTAAAAAAATAACgtacggaaaagtttccgtatggcgccaccactttttaattcgatatgaaataatatagtatctaatttacctcaatgagatttccctttttgtaaaaatgaggtaaaaagtggtggcgccatgcggaaagttatccatcaCAACATATTCATAACTATAATTAATGACTGAGGTTCGTTAGGCTATCGTCTCCATTACAAGGCATTAATGCCTAACGGGAGACGTTAGCCGAACGTTCCtcatcatagttctaggagtattaGAACATGGCTTATCATGGCTTATTCCGTACCTCATCCTCGGGTTCAGGCAGCTCAGCTCAGCTGCCTCAGCTCTTATAAAATTAAGTATACATCGCTTTGCCGAGTACAAAGATCTTTGAGTTGACTCAGAATGGTTGGCATGGTCCATGTATATGACTGATTTAGCTCACAATGACACGATGAAAGTGTGAACATAGAAGTTGGGGTATGGACGAGTtgtgaaaaacaatttttttcttaaagttgTAGTTTGGTGTTTTTTGGGACCGTTTTACCTTTTATATTAATTCATTgaatctttctttctttatcaCTTCAGGCACACACTATTCTCCTTATCCAGCCAGGCCCAGCAGAAACAAGAACCTACTCTGACTATGACTCGGTGAAAGATTGCATGGAAGGTGAGGACTGAGAAGCTGAATAAGTAGTCCCGTTAATCGTAACCTCAATCCTGCGACAGTCAGGAGGATGAAGGGTTACGGTTATcgcaaaaaaaacaatctgattTCATTACTTTTGCAAAACAATCTTCTCTAGGGCATCAGCCTCACCTTTTGGTTAAGGGTGTTTGATAAAAATTTCTTGACCAATAACTATCGTTGCTTTGTCCTGTTTGAGGTAAAGCATACAACAATTAAATCCTTTAatgaaagttttaaaaacaaactcttaatttatcaaattttgtttcagGAGTTTGCAAGATTTATGAAGAGCATCTGAAGAGATGTAATCCCAACAGTCCCTCAATCACCTATGACATTGGTCATCTGTTTCAATTCATCGATGATTTGAAGGATCTCAGCTGTCTTGTGTAAGTATATCCCCCCCACAACCTTCCAGGCCCCACCTCCCACCCATGCACCCTTCAATATTATGGTCTAATTCATTGATGACTTGAAAGATCTTAGCTGTGTGGTGTAATTACAGTCTCCCTCTCCCCTGGGCCCCACCCTCACACCCTCCACCACATGTGACATGGGTCATCTGTCTCAATTTATTGATGACCTGAAAGATTTTAGCTTTCTAGTGTAAGTATGTATAGCCAACCCCGCCGCCCCACTCCCCCTGGCCCAAACTCCCACCATTCACCCTCTTTCACCTGTGGCATTGATCGTCTTGTCTATTCCAATTCATTCATTGATGACTTGAAATACGCACCTCTCTAGTGTGAGTATAGCCCC encodes:
- the LOC139938989 gene encoding enhancer of rudimentary homolog isoform X1, which codes for MAHTILLIQPGPAETRTYSDYDSVKDCMEGVCKIYEEHLKRCNPNSPSITYDIGHLFQFIDDLKDLSCLVFDRKTTSYRPHNKDFFKEQIYKQLKEQASR
- the LOC139938989 gene encoding enhancer of rudimentary homolog isoform X2, with the translated sequence MAHTILLIQPGPAETRTYSDYDSVKDCMEGVCKIYEEHLKRCNPNSPSITYDIGHLFQFIDDLKDLSCLVLDKKTMTYLPCNKDWVKEKIYVLLRRQALK